From a single Fusobacterium ulcerans ATCC 49185 genomic region:
- a CDS encoding MarR family winged helix-turn-helix transcriptional regulator — MLKIVKEQNLELNRIWRMQDQLYQTYATHCHLSSVSFWILYTLNEANEVYTQNILAEMWYFPRQTVNSAIMNLVKIGYIKLEQIQGARNSKAVILTEQGLNICKNIVTPLVNAELRALLKMSEEERQMFLELSNKQQRLLQAELNMIYQNEIINFDLINKEIQK, encoded by the coding sequence ATGTTGAAAATAGTCAAAGAACAAAATTTAGAATTAAATCGTATTTGGAGAATGCAAGACCAATTGTATCAAACTTATGCTACTCATTGTCATTTATCTTCAGTATCTTTTTGGATATTATACACCTTGAATGAAGCAAATGAAGTCTATACACAAAATATTCTTGCTGAAATGTGGTATTTTCCAAGGCAAACAGTTAATTCAGCAATCATGAATCTTGTAAAAATTGGATATATAAAACTTGAGCAAATACAAGGGGCAAGAAATAGTAAAGCTGTAATATTAACAGAGCAAGGGTTAAATATATGTAAAAATATTGTTACCCCATTAGTTAATGCAGAACTACGTGCATTATTAAAAATGTCTGAAGAAGAACGTCAAATGTTCCTTGAGCTTTCCAATAAACAACAGCGTTTGTTACAAGCAGAACTTAATATGATTTATCAAAATGAAATAATAAATTTTGATTTAATAAATAAGGAGATACAGAAATGA
- a CDS encoding AAA family ATPase, whose product MKIITISREFGSGGREIGKQLADQLGFDYYDKEIITAIADKHDMDKNYVSEILDNKRWQTIPLTFCCSFTMVNIMQSIKVDLLVEQTQVIKEIAKAGKNCVIVGRNADELLKDYHPFNIFICADMKSKIRRCIERATKNENLSRKEMEEKIRSIDKNRAEVREIITHKSWGLHTSYHLIVNASNWNLKELTSAIAVFIESWFRRLKQ is encoded by the coding sequence ATGAAAATTATTACCATAAGTCGAGAATTTGGAAGTGGTGGCAGAGAAATAGGAAAACAACTTGCTGATCAACTTGGTTTTGATTATTATGACAAAGAAATTATTACTGCTATTGCAGATAAACATGATATGGATAAAAACTATGTGTCTGAAATATTAGATAATAAAAGATGGCAAACTATTCCCTTAACTTTTTGTTGTTCCTTTACAATGGTGAATATAATGCAATCTATCAAAGTTGATCTATTAGTAGAGCAAACACAAGTAATCAAAGAAATTGCAAAAGCTGGAAAAAATTGTGTTATTGTTGGGCGAAATGCGGATGAATTACTTAAGGATTATCACCCTTTTAATATTTTTATCTGTGCTGATATGAAATCAAAAATTCGCCGTTGTATAGAACGAGCTACAAAGAATGAAAATTTATCTAGAAAAGAAATGGAAGAAAAAATTCGTAGCATTGATAAAAACCGTGCTGAAGTTCGTGAAATTATTACCCACAAAAGTTGGGGACTCCATACTTCCTATCACCTTATTGTAAATGCTTCCAATTGGAACTTAAAAGAATTAACATCAGCAATTGCAGTATTTATAGAAAGCTGGTTTAGGAGGTTAAAACAATGA
- a CDS encoding cysteine-rich KTR domain-containing protein, translating into MSLEQWILCPFCKSKTRIKIRNDTILKNFPLFCPKCKYETLIDVEKMNILESKEPDAKTQSR; encoded by the coding sequence ATGAGTTTAGAACAATGGATTCTATGTCCTTTCTGTAAAAGCAAAACTCGAATAAAAATTCGAAATGATACAATATTAAAAAACTTTCCATTATTTTGTCCTAAGTGTAAATATGAAACACTTATAGATGTAGAAAAAATGAATATATTGGAAAGTAAAGAGCCAGATGCAAAGACACAGAGCCGATAA